TGAATACAGGTACTTACGATTTGCTTGCTTCATTTTTATTCCGCTACCCCCAGGTACTCATAGAAAGTTGCATACATATAATATTTCGCCTCAACCGGTGAGGAATTTACTTGCTATACGGGCCAGTTCACGCCGGGTGACTCCCGGGCGGTCACGACGTGTTTCGGGCTGTGGTGCTCGACGAGCCGGATTTCGCCATCCGCGTGTTCTGGCGCGACCGGCGGGTCATCGACCGGTGAGTCCAAGTGGCAACGCCGCGGGATCGCGAAGAAAAGCAGTGTAAACCGGTGGACCGCCGGGAGCTTACTCCTCGTACTCCATATGCAGGTCCATCACCAGTCGGTTGTTCCCGGAGTCGCTGGGGAGGCCGAGCTGGCTGTTCGCAAGGTCGTTGACATTGAGACCGAGAGCCGTGTAGTCCGTCGGACACCCGGTCACAGCGGGCACACTGTAAGTGCTGTCGACGAGCGTCCCCGCCGCGGGAGAGCGGTCCGACACGTTGAACGTCGATCCGGTGAGCGGGCCTTCGGTACCGGTCGTCGCGCTGATCGTCGTCGTCGCGCCACATTCACTGCCGAAGTCCGAAGCGAAAACCTTCAACTCTCCGTTGAGCGTCACGTCACCGGACTCCCAATCGGCCGTTCCCGTGAGACCGTTCGGTGCGTTCATCTGCACGGCAATTTCCCCAATCACATCCACGTTGACCGTGGTGCCGAAGTCCAGGTCCTCGGATGCGATGGTGAAGTTCCCGGTCTCGCTGTCGACCGTTGCCGTGGCAGTTTGACACTGCACGTCCGAGGACGGCGCTTCACCGTTCGGACACTCGGTGAGGTTGATCCTGTAGGCCTCGGTACCGGTGCCCAGCTGGATGTATCCGTCCTCGACCACCGTTGTGAAGTTGGACGGAATCGTCGTCGCCGCCTCGACGGTGACGGCCGTCTGCGAACTTGCGTCGTCGCTCGACACCGTCGCGGTGTAGTCACCGGCGTCGCCTTCGGCCGTCTGCCACGAGAGCGTGATGGTCTGGCTCTCGCCGGCGCCGAGCGACACCGACTGGCTGTCCTGAACGCCGCCTGCGACGTTCAGTTCGATCGTCTGCGTGCCGGACTGTTCGCCGTCGTTCGTGATCGTCGCCGTCACGTCGAGCGCCTCGCCCGCCGTGACCGGCGAGTTACTCGAGTCAGCGGACACGCCGAAGTTCGCCGGCGCGGCCGGTTCGTCCACGGTAACCGAGGTCGTCGCCGAGTCGTCGGCGCTCGACACCGTCGCGGTGTAGTCACCGGCGTCACCGGACCCGGTCGTCCACGAGAGCGTGATGGTCTGGCTCTCGCCGGCGCCGAGCGTCACCTCCTGGCTGTCCTGGACGCCGCCGCCGACGTCGAGGTCGACCGTCTGCGTGTCGGACTGTTCGCCCGTGTTCTCGACGGTCGCGTCGACCGTCAGCGTCTCGCCTTCGGTCACCGGCGAGTTCGACCCCGTGACCGAGACGCCGAAGCTCGCCGGTGCGGCCGGCGCCTCAACCGTCACGGACGCCGTCGCCGACGCGTTGGCGGACGAGACCGTCAGGTCGTAGGAGCCGGCGTCACCCGATCCGGTCGTCCACGAGAGCGTGACCTGCTGGCTCGCGCCGGCCGCGAGCGTCACGTCCTGGCTATCCAGGGTCGACCCGCTCGACGCGAGTTCGACCGTCTGGGTGCCGTCCTGTTCGCCGGTGTTCGTGACCGTCGCAGTCACCTCGAGCGCCTCGCCCTCGGTCACCGGCGAGTTGGTGCTCGCGACGGACACGTCGAAGCTGGCCGGCGTCGGCTCGGGCGCCGGCGACTCGACCGTGACGTCGGTCGTCGCGGTGTCGTTGGCGCTCTCGATCGTCGCCGTGTAGCTGCCGGCGTCGCCGTCCTGGGTCGTCCACTCGAACGTGACCGTGGTGGACGCGCCCGCGTCGAGCGTCACCGACTGGCTGTCCGAGAAACCGTCGACGGCGAAGTCGACCGTCTGCGTGCCGGAATCGTTACCGGTGTTCTCGACGGTCGCGTCGACCGTCAGCGTCTCGCCTTCGGTCACCGGCGAGTTCGAGGCGACCCCGGAAAGCTGGAAGGCAGCCGGTGCGGGATCGGCTGTCTCGTTGTCACCAGAGTCGCCGTCGTCGGAGTCCCCGTCGTCGGAGTCGTCGCTATCATCGTCGTCACCGTCGTCCCACCAGGGACTGTCGTCCCACCAGGAACTGTCGTCGTCGCCGTCGTCGGTGTCGTCGTCGTCACCGTCGCCGGAATCATCGTCGCCGGAATCGCCGTCGTCGGTGTCGTCGTCATCGTCCTCCCACCAGGGGCTATCGTCCTCCCACCAGGGACTGTCGTCGTCCTCGTCGTCATCGTCGTCCCACCAGCCCCAGAGGGCGGCGGAACCGGAGTCCGTTACCTGTTGCTGGGCGGAAACGTCGCCCGGAGTCGTCGCGACTGCGCCGCCTGCCGCGGTGGCGGTCAGGCCGAGCACTGTCACGACGGTTAGCAATGCGACCGTCACGTTCGCTAGGTCTATGTCTGCTGTCATGGTTCCCCAATCGTCGTAGCTGCCGCTGGCGTGTCGGGGCGTGACAGAGACGAATTCCCCATTACCTACCCCCGGTTCCGGACGAACGACGCGACGCTCACGTCGCACTGCACGTCGCTCCCCGAAACGTGGCGTTCACCCCCCGTTCTGCCCTCGCTATGCCACGACATGTAGGTTCAGTCCATATTCTCACTTCTATTTTACCGTGAGGATAGACACGTCTTTTAGTACGGTGCGGTCTGGAATTATCCGAATCGGGAGCGGCGGACGGCTCGATGAGGAATTCCGGTGGCGAGCCGTCGCATACCGGTCGAACTGTCTATCGACGGGCAAGGACCCGGCCAGTTCGTGGCCGGTCGTGATTATGGGCTCGCGCGTGGATGATACGGTATGGCACGCGAAGTCCAACTGTCACACCTCGACGAGGAACTGGCCAACGCCGACTACCCGATCGATCGCGACGCGGCGGTCGCGGCCTTCGAGGACGTCACGCTCTCGCTGGCCGACGGGACGGAGAACCTCGGCGAGACCATCGCGGACTCGGACGCCGACGCGTTCGACTCGGTCGACGAACTCCGGAGCGAGGTGATGGCCCTCCTCCCCCGACACGCCGTGGGCGAGCCCTACCAGTCGGAGGGCGAGGGCTGAACGCCGGCGTCAGTCGTCGGCCGAGGAGGTCGTCTCTGTCGGGTCGAACCAGTCACCCACACCGGCGACCTCCGCGATGCGGTCGGCTCGCGACTCCTCGTCGGCCGACGCGTCCGGCAACACCGCCGCGACGGTACAGCCACGCTCCCCGTTCGAGAACTCGAGGTGGCCACCGAACTGCTCGATCGTCCAGTAGACGACCCAGAGCCCGACGCCGCTGCCGTGCTGGAGCGCCGTCTCCTCCCCTTCGTCCAGCACGTCGAGTTCGTGTGGCTCGATCCCCGGCCCGTTGTCCCTGATCTCGACCACGACGAACCCCTCGTCAGTGCGGACCGCGACGGTCACTTCCGGATTCCCGTCGTTGTGTTCGACCGCGTTCGCCAGCAACTCCTCCAGGGCGATGGCGACGCCGGGGTCGACGCACGCGTCGAGGCCTCGCGGAAGCTCGACCGTGAACTCGGCGCGGGGATATCGGTCGCGGGCGTCGCGGACCTCGGTGTGAATCGTGTCGGCCAGGTCGACCGTCGGCGCGGCGTCGTCGTCGAAGGTCCGTGAGATGCGGCCGACCTTGTCGCTCTGTTCGGTGATGCCAAGTGCGGTCTCCTCGATCCGCTCGAGTCGGTCGCTGAGCTCTGCGTCGTCGAGTCGCCGCTGGACGAGTTCGGCGTTGCCGGCGACGACGTTCATCTCGTTGCGGAGGTTGTGTCGCAACAGTCGGTTGAGCACGTCCAGCCGCTGGCGCTGCTGGCGCTCGTCCGTCACGTCCCGGAGGCTGATCAGCGTCCCGACGACCGAGCCCGCGGCGCGGTTGAGCGGCGAGATCCGGACGCTGAAGTGATGAACGCCGTCGTCGCGATTGAGGGACAGGTCGGTCTGCAGGTGTGGGCCGTCGCCCGCCGCGAGCAGGTCCGCCACCGGGGGGAGGACCGCCTCGATGGGCCGGCCGATCGCGGTGTTCTCGGAGCAGTCGAGGAGCGCGGCGGCGGACGGGTTGACGTCGGCGACCCGGTGGTTGTCGTCGAGGACGATCACGCGGTCGTCCATGTTCTCGAGGATCTCGTCGCGGGCGAGGTGGCGGGCGACCGGGACCACCTCCAGCAACTGCCCGCGGAGGATCGTCCCCGCGACGATCACTCCGCTCAAGAGGAACCCCACGTTCGTCGGGTCGACCCCCTTCGGGAGGGACTCGAAGACGTAGAGGACGTTGCCGACCAGCGGGAGGAACATCGCGATCAACAGCGCGGTACTCTGGGTCCGGTAGACGCCCTCCGCGAAGAGGATGACACGCAACAGCAACCCGCCGCCGATCAGCACGAGCAGGTACGAGTAGATCAGGTGGCCGAAGTAGACCGGCCCCAGCGTCGCGTCGATGACGGCGAACGGCCCGCTGGTGTCGAGAGTCGCGCCCGCCTGCACGAGGCTCGGTTCGAACCAGAGGACGCCGAGGAGGAGCGCCGGCTCGACGAGGAGCAGGCCGAGGGTCCGCCGGGTGAGAAACTCGTCGTTGCCGGTGTACTCGAGGACCAGGGCGAGCCACGCGAGCGGGACTACCGCGGAGACGGCGATCTCGGCCCGCGTCCAGAAGATCTTGGGCCCCAGCGTCGCTGCGGCGAGGTTCATCCCCTCGGCGAACGACCAGCAGCTCGCGGCGAGCAGGAAGATCGCGAGCGGCGCAGCCCCCGGCCGCTCCCGGTGCTGGAGGGCGAAGGCGGCCACGGCGAGGCCGACCACGGCCGACACGAAGACCGGCGCGGTGTAGGGGGTGTACTGGAGCGCCATCGCTGCCTACCGTGAGGAGGCCGAACCCGAGAATAAGGGTTCTGTCGGCGCTATCAATACTGAGAGCGCGCGGATCAGCCGGCTCGCGAGCGGACCGCCGACCAGACGGCGATCGCCGCGAGGAGCAGCGCCGGGATCAGCGGCAGGGCGAGGTAGGTGTGTCGCCAGCCCAGGCCGAGCGCGGCCAGGCCGCCCCGGGCCGCGGGGAGCAGGTACAGCGCCCCCGGGACGACCAGGAAGGCGATCACGATGGCACCGACCAGCAACCAGCCGCGCCAGTCGAACTCCTTGGCCGTCGAATCGACCGTATTGCGGGGGTACTGGTCTCGCGGGGTCGCGTCGCTCGCACCCTCGTCGGGATCGCCACGGTCGGCATCGCCCGCGGCGCTCCCGTCGCCCGCTATCTCGCCCGGTTCGTGGACGTAGCCGTCGTCGCTCACAGCTCGCTGTCGGGGACCACGACGACTTTCCCGAAGCCCTCGCGCTCCTGGAGCATCTCGTGGGCGCGGGCGGTCTCGCTCATCGGCAGGGTGTCCCTGACTCGGGGTTCGAGTTCGCCCTCCCAGACCAGTTCCAGCACGTCGTCGACTTCGCCCGGCGTGCCCATCGTCGAGCCGATCACCTCGAGCTGGTTCCAGAAGATGCGGTTGACGTCCGTCTCGGGGTTCGGGCCCGTCGTCGCACCGCAGGTCACCAGCCGGCCGCCCTTCGCGAGGCTGGCCAGCGACTGCTGCCAGGTCGCGGCCCCGATGTGGTCGACGACGACGTCGACGCCGCGGCCATCGGTCAACTCGCGCACCCGGTCGTCGAAGTCCTCGGCCTCGTAGTTGATGACCTCGTCTGCCCCCAGTTCGCGCGCGTAGTCGAGTTTCTCCTCGCTGCTCGCCGTGGCGTACACCTCGGCGCCGACGTACTTCGCGATCTGGAGCGCGGCGTGGCCGACGCCCCCGCTCGCGCCCAGGACGAGCACGTTCTCGCCGGGCTGGAGGTCGGCGCGGGTCACCAGCATCCGCCAGGCGGTCTGGAAGACAAGCGAGGCCGACCCGGCGACTTCCCAGTCGACGTGCTCGGGGACCGGAACGAGGTTGTCGGCGGGGACGGCGGCCTGCTCGGCGTGGACCCCGCGGACGTGCTCGCCGATGATGTGGAAGTCCACGCACATCGTGGGCTCGCCGTCGCGGCAGAACTCACACGACCCGCAGGCGACGCCGGCCGAGACGGCGACGTGGTCGCCCTCGCTGAATCGATCGACGTCCGCACCGACGTCGGTGACGACGCCGGCCGCGTCGCTGCCGGGGATGTGGGGCATCTCCAGGTCGATCCCTGGGAGGCCGCGGCGCGTCCAGACGTCGAGGTGGTTGAGCGCCGCCGCTTTCACGTCGACGAGGACCTCGTCGGCGGCCGGATCCGGATCCGCGAAGTCGCCGTACTCGATGACGTCGGTGTCGCCGTGTTCGGAGAATTGGACTGCCTGCATACCCCGTGGATCGGTCGGCCCGTGCAAAACGTTGACGACTCCACCACCACCCCCGGCGGAACCGGCGCGTCGTCGCGCTGCGCGCTGGAATCCGATCCCGGCTACCCGGCGAAACCGGCGACGCTCGCTCTGTGGTCGGTCGCAGCGACGTGTTCGCGACGCCGCGAGTCCGCCGTCTCGCGGTCGCCGACCATCGCCTCGGCCTCACAGTCGTGGCAGACGAAGTGATACTGTGGCACTACGTGACACTCAATAACTATAATAATTAATAACTTTCGACGTGACAGACGCCCCGATCGCCGGTCGCGGCCGAGACGGTTCCGGGCGGGCGGGAGTGTTTTGAGGCCGTAGGGGGAACGGGCCGGCATGGTCGATTTCCAGCAGCGCGACACCCGACGGTCCGTCGACGAGGATTCCGATGACGTGGTCGACGACGCGGGCTCGACGGACGAGCCGGGCGACGAACCGACCGCCCAGGAGCAAGCGGACGACGGGCAGCACGACGATCACGACCACGACCACCACGCACACGACCGCGAGTCGCTGGGCGTGGCCGTCGTGACGGTCTCCTCCTCCCGGAGCCGCGATAACGATCCAGCGGGGGACGTGATCGAGGCGGCGCTCACCGACGCGGGTCACGAGGTGGTCGTCCGGGACGTGGTCCGAGACGACCACGACGGCGTGCAGGACGTCGTCGACGCCGTCGTCGGCCGCGGAGACGTGGACGCCGTCGTCACGACCGGCGGGACCGGCGTCACGCCCGACGACGTGACCGTCGAGGCGGTCCGCCCGTTGCTCGACAAGGAGTTGCCGGGCTTTGGCGAACTGTTCAGGCGGCTCTCTTACGACGAGATCGGCACGAAAATAGTCGCGACCCGCGCGCTCGCGGGCGTCGCCGACGGTGCGATCGTCTTCTGTCTCCCCGGCTCCGAGAACGCCGCGCGACTCGGCGCCGAGGAGATAATCGTCGACCAGGCCCCGCACCTCGCGGGCCTGGCCCAGCGCGACTAGATCTAGTCCCGACGCGCGAGCCGAATCCCGCCGAGCACGACCCCGATCACGGCGGCGGTCGCGCCGAAGCCGGGGCCGTTTCCGCTCGTGGTCTCGGCGGGCGTCGACGCCTCGGTCGACTCGCCGCCCGGGTCCTGGGCCGGCTCTTCGGCCGTCGCGGGGCCCTGCTCGGTCAGCGGCTCGCCGTCCGCACCGCCGGCCGGCGCCGCCAGGACGGAGAACGCAGCGGTCTGGTTCTGGACCGCGGCCCGGTACTCGCCAGGCTGATCGACCGTCCGCGAGACGGAGACGTTCCGGGTCCCGTTCCCGGGGACCGCGACCTCGGTCTCCTCGACCACGCTCTCGGTCCCGTTCTCGTCCTGCCGACTGATCGTCATCGGGAGGTTGTCGGGCTCCTCGGCCGGTTCGTCGAGGTGGATCGTCACCTCGATCGCGTCGCCCTCGTTGACGCTCCCGCTGGTCGTCTCGATGGCCGCCACCGAGACGCCGGACCCGTTCGCGTCGTCCGACCCGTTCGCCTCGTCCGACTCGTTGGCGTCGTCGTCAGCGCCAGTGTCGATCGGGGCGATGATTGGCCCGTCCGGGCCGTCGCCGCCCACGTCGATGTCACCGTCCGACTCGTCGCCGTCGTCGGCCTGCTCGACCTCGATCTCGTGTTCCGCGGTCGCATCGTTTCCGTTGTTGTCCGTGACCGTCACGGTGACCGTGTAGGCGCCCGCTTCGTCGAAGCTCGTCTCGACGGTCGCCTCGGTCGTCGTCCGGTCGACGCTGGTGTCGCCGTCGAAGTTCCAGCCATAGGACTGGATCCCGTCGCCGTCCATCGAGTCGCCGGCGTCGAGCGCGACGGACTCGCCGACGGTCACCGTCGCCGGACCGGTCAGGGATGCCTGGGGCACGTCGTCGGGCCCGTCGGTCTCGTCACCGTCGTCGCCGTCACTCTCGTCACCGTCGTCGCCGTCGTTCCCGTCACTGCCGTCGTTCTCGTCACCGTCGTCGGGGCCGTCTTCGGTGACCGTCACGGTCGTGGTCGCGGTGTCGGTCGCGTTGTCGTAGTCGCTGACGGTCACGGTGGCCTCGAACTCGCCGGTCTCGTCGTAGGTGTAGTCGGCGTGGGGCGTCGTGGTTTTCAGGTCGACCGTGCCGTCACCGTCGAAGTCCCAGGCGAACTCGGCGATGCCGTCGTCGTCGGTCGAGTTGCTGGCGTTGAGCCGCACCGACTCGCCGACCGCGGCGCCCTCGGGCTCGGCCGACAGTTCGGCGGCGGGCGCCTGGTTACACGCCTCGCGGCTGATGGTGACCGACTCGTCCATGTCGAGCGACGTGTAGTCGTCGGGGCTGGTGTGGAGCCGCCACTCGGTGATGCGGTCCTCTTCCGTGCCGGAGGCCTCCCACTCGCCCCAGGCGGCGGCCTCCTCGTTGAAGGCGGGCTCGATCGTGATCGACGTGTCCTCGCTGGCGGTCAGTCCGCGGAACGCGCCGCCGTCGCTGCGGTTCTCGTACCACATCCAGTCGACCTCGGTGCGCGAGCCCTCGTGGTTCCACTGGTCGTCACGTCCCTCGTACCCGTCGTCCTCGACGGCCCACTCCCCGTCGCTGGGGAGGCCGGTGAACGTCATCGAGGCGACCCCGCCGTGGGGCGCGTTCCGATACTTGTCGTGGACCAGCACCAGACTGTAGCCCTCGGCACCCTCGTAGACCAGGAGGTTGCTCACCTGGTTCTCCTGGATGTCGGTCGTCCCGAGCGAGCTGTAGCCCGCGCTGATGTTGTAGTCGTAGTACTCCTCGACGGTCTCCGACCCGTCGCCGAGGGGGTCGATTTCGTAGCAGGTGTCGCCCTGCCGGACGGCGATGGTCGTG
Above is a genomic segment from Halorientalis sp. LT38 containing:
- a CDS encoding CARDB domain-containing protein; this translates as MTADIDLANVTVALLTVVTVLGLTATAAGGAVATTPGDVSAQQQVTDSGSAALWGWWDDDDDEDDDSPWWEDDSPWWEDDDDDTDDGDSGDDDSGDGDDDDTDDGDDDSSWWDDSPWWDDGDDDDSDDSDDGDSDDGDSGDNETADPAPAAFQLSGVASNSPVTEGETLTVDATVENTGNDSGTQTVDFAVDGFSDSQSVTLDAGASTTVTFEWTTQDGDAGSYTATIESANDTATTDVTVESPAPEPTPASFDVSVASTNSPVTEGEALEVTATVTNTGEQDGTQTVELASSGSTLDSQDVTLAAGASQQVTLSWTTGSGDAGSYDLTVSSANASATASVTVEAPAAPASFGVSVTGSNSPVTEGETLTVDATVENTGEQSDTQTVDLDVGGGVQDSQEVTLGAGESQTITLSWTTGSGDAGDYTATVSSADDSATTSVTVDEPAAPANFGVSADSSNSPVTAGEALDVTATITNDGEQSGTQTIELNVAGGVQDSQSVSLGAGESQTITLSWQTAEGDAGDYTATVSSDDASSQTAVTVEAATTIPSNFTTVVEDGYIQLGTGTEAYRINLTECPNGEAPSSDVQCQTATATVDSETGNFTIASEDLDFGTTVNVDVIGEIAVQMNAPNGLTGTADWESGDVTLNGELKVFASDFGSECGATTTISATTGTEGPLTGSTFNVSDRSPAAGTLVDSTYSVPAVTGCPTDYTALGLNVNDLANSQLGLPSDSGNNRLVMDLHMEYEE
- a CDS encoding DUF5789 family protein, with the protein product MAREVQLSHLDEELANADYPIDRDAAVAAFEDVTLSLADGTENLGETIADSDADAFDSVDELRSEVMALLPRHAVGEPYQSEGEG
- a CDS encoding histidine kinase N-terminal 7TM domain-containing protein; the encoded protein is MALQYTPYTAPVFVSAVVGLAVAAFALQHRERPGAAPLAIFLLAASCWSFAEGMNLAAATLGPKIFWTRAEIAVSAVVPLAWLALVLEYTGNDEFLTRRTLGLLLVEPALLLGVLWFEPSLVQAGATLDTSGPFAVIDATLGPVYFGHLIYSYLLVLIGGGLLLRVILFAEGVYRTQSTALLIAMFLPLVGNVLYVFESLPKGVDPTNVGFLLSGVIVAGTILRGQLLEVVPVARHLARDEILENMDDRVIVLDDNHRVADVNPSAAALLDCSENTAIGRPIEAVLPPVADLLAAGDGPHLQTDLSLNRDDGVHHFSVRISPLNRAAGSVVGTLISLRDVTDERQQRQRLDVLNRLLRHNLRNEMNVVAGNAELVQRRLDDAELSDRLERIEETALGITEQSDKVGRISRTFDDDAAPTVDLADTIHTEVRDARDRYPRAEFTVELPRGLDACVDPGVAIALEELLANAVEHNDGNPEVTVAVRTDEGFVVVEIRDNGPGIEPHELDVLDEGEETALQHGSGVGLWVVYWTIEQFGGHLEFSNGERGCTVAAVLPDASADEESRADRIAEVAGVGDWFDPTETTSSADD
- a CDS encoding zinc-binding dehydrogenase translates to MQAVQFSEHGDTDVIEYGDFADPDPAADEVLVDVKAAALNHLDVWTRRGLPGIDLEMPHIPGSDAAGVVTDVGADVDRFSEGDHVAVSAGVACGSCEFCRDGEPTMCVDFHIIGEHVRGVHAEQAAVPADNLVPVPEHVDWEVAGSASLVFQTAWRMLVTRADLQPGENVLVLGASGGVGHAALQIAKYVGAEVYATASSEEKLDYARELGADEVINYEAEDFDDRVRELTDGRGVDVVVDHIGAATWQQSLASLAKGGRLVTCGATTGPNPETDVNRIFWNQLEVIGSTMGTPGEVDDVLELVWEGELEPRVRDTLPMSETARAHEMLQEREGFGKVVVVPDSEL
- a CDS encoding MogA/MoaB family molybdenum cofactor biosynthesis protein, which produces MVDFQQRDTRRSVDEDSDDVVDDAGSTDEPGDEPTAQEQADDGQHDDHDHDHHAHDRESLGVAVVTVSSSRSRDNDPAGDVIEAALTDAGHEVVVRDVVRDDHDGVQDVVDAVVGRGDVDAVVTTGGTGVTPDDVTVEAVRPLLDKELPGFGELFRRLSYDEIGTKIVATRALAGVADGAIVFCLPGSENAARLGAEEIIVDQAPHLAGLAQRD
- a CDS encoding PKD domain-containing protein, with translation MRPGPKDTGRPESDRGRAGTLALVVMTALCVSAIPVGVAGAAGAATATGVQSTTAATGVTSNTTDGTTIAVRQGDTCYEIDPLGDGSETVEEYYDYNISAGYSSLGTTDIQENQVSNLLVYEGAEGYSLVLVHDKYRNAPHGGVASMTFTGLPSDGEWAVEDDGYEGRDDQWNHEGSRTEVDWMWYENRSDGGAFRGLTASEDTSITIEPAFNEEAAAWGEWEASGTEEDRITEWRLHTSPDDYTSLDMDESVTISREACNQAPAAELSAEPEGAAVGESVRLNASNSTDDDGIAEFAWDFDGDGTVDLKTTTPHADYTYDETGEFEATVTVSDYDNATDTATTTVTVTEDGPDDGDENDGSDGNDGDDGDESDGDDGDETDGPDDVPQASLTGPATVTVGESVALDAGDSMDGDGIQSYGWNFDGDTSVDRTTTEATVETSFDEAGAYTVTVTVTDNNGNDATAEHEIEVEQADDGDESDGDIDVGGDGPDGPIIAPIDTGADDDANESDEANGSDDANGSGVSVAAIETTSGSVNEGDAIEVTIHLDEPAEEPDNLPMTISRQDENGTESVVEETEVAVPGNGTRNVSVSRTVDQPGEYRAAVQNQTAAFSVLAAPAGGADGEPLTEQGPATAEEPAQDPGGESTEASTPAETTSGNGPGFGATAAVIGVVLGGIRLARRD